The genomic region ATCAGCTAGCGACCCCGAAATGAAAGAAATTTTTATCGATTTACCGTTGGCATTGCAATCTATATCGAAAGCTGTTCTTTGGCCTCTTTTAGCACTGCAAGAGTTCTTGAGTGGTGACTTGACTGCTAGAGATGAAGAAATTCCAATCTCACCACGATAGCCGAATTAGTTGAGTTGAATTAGTTCAAAACTTTGTTCCGCACTATTCGCAATCTCACATTAGGAAAATAGCCATGCAACATGTGTTTAAATATCTCACTCTTGCCCCTGTAATGGCAACTTTGACAATGGTTGCTCTTTCGGTAGTGCTAATTATGTTGCAAATCTGGTTTCCAGGTTTGCAGTATGGCACGTATTTTAAGCCTACTCCCTAATAGTCATTGGTCATTGGTCATTAGCAATTTAAATGTAAGGTGGGCACTGCCCACCCTACTAAATAAGCTTAGAATATTTTTCTTCTAGTTGACTAGAAGTGAAGTTTTTGCTGTAGATAAAACTATCCGTGACTACAATAAAAATGCCTCTAGGTTAGTAGAGGCAGGATTTAATTTATCACTAAGGAATGATAAATTAAAACCCAGGCAACAAATTTTTCCCTTTCATTTTAGAGTATCAATAAAGAATAGAAAAACATCAGGTTTTGTTACAATTTTAAACACTAATTGGATTGAAAAATACAGATATTCTTTTATTGAATATTGAGTCTTATTTGGCAATATTTTGAATTGGTTTTGCTAGCTAATATAAGTGTAATCTATAGTGCGATTTCCGAGAGCGATCGCTTGAATTATAATATCTTGATAAAGCAAAAGATGGAATTCGACCGAAGCTAATTATTATGGATGCTACTATTACTAACTCAATCAATTGTAGGCGCTTTTCTGGTAGGGTGGGCATTGCCCACCCTACATTGGAATTTCACGAATCAAACAGGGTTGGTAGTTGCCCCTTGAGTATCGATCGCCAGCGATCTCACTTCAGCATCAATCCCTTGTTGTTGCCAAGATGCCTGCATTGCCGCTGCTACAGCCGCCGCCTTTGCGGTTTCCGTCAATGCTAGTAAAGTTGGTCCCGCGCCACTAATGACCATTCCGTAGGCTCCAGCAGCTAAAGCGGCATTTTGTACGGCTTCATAACCTGCAATCAATCCTTGACGGTATGGTTGATGCAGTCGATCTTGCAAAGCTGCACCGATCCATTCTCCATTATCTGTGGCTAAACCCCGCAGTAGTAATCCTAAATGTGCTGTATTAAAAATTGCATCGGCGCGACTCACTTGAGTTGGCAAAACCCGCCGCGCTTCAGATGTCGATAGCTCAAAATCAGGAATTGCAACTACAGGTACTACATTTTCTTGCCACGGGATATCGCAAATTTGCCAATTTGACTTGCTGTCGCTAGCCGCTAGCCGACAGCCACCTAGCAAGGCTGGTACGACATTATCAGGATGTCCTTCCATTGCGATCGCTAAATTCATCACCTCAGCTGGACTTAAAGGCGTACCTGCTAATTGATTTGCACCTACCAAACCACCAACGATTGCAGTAGCCGAACTCCCCAAACCCCGCGCCAAAGGTACGCCTAATTCAATTTCAATTGCTACTGCTGGCGGCGATTGCTTAATGTGTTGATACAGTCTCGAAAAAGCCTGGTACAGTAAATTACTCTCATCTGTCTTAACTTTGGCGGCTTCTGTACCTGTAACTGTGATGCTCGGTTTGCCTACTTCCAAGCGGGAAAACTTGAACCGATTGTATACAGTTAATGCTGCACCAATACAATCAAACCCTGGTCCTAGATTTGCCGTGGTAGCAGGAACGGTGACGGTAATATGAGATTCGGACATTGAAATAATTTACTCTTGATGCCCTTAGAGGAGGGTGTGTACTAGAAATAGTTAACAGTTATAGCTATTCTCAATTGGATCGGGTACATAGATCTGTAGGGGCGCACAGCTGTGCGCCCCTACGAATGTATTTCACCTGTATAGGAAACGCTATAAACGCAGATTTGCTGTTCAAAATTGGTGACTTTACTAAACTTATTCGTGTATTCATCAAAGCGCTACGTCTCTATGACGAAATGGGGCTTTTAAAACCAATCCAAGTAGACCAGTTTATCAGCTATCGCTACTACTGTGCTAGCCAATTACCTAGATTAAATCGGATTTTGGCTCTGAAAGATTTAGGGTTTTCCTGACTAAAAAGTAATTTTCAGTAGCAAAAATTGCTGCTAGCTAATTCGAGTACCATTTTCTATAGGTAAGTTTGGTTCTAGTAAAACTACCCCTCGATCATTAGAGCTGATTTATAAAGTAAAAATCAAGCAGCTAGTCGTCTCAGCATCAGCCGTACCATAACAGCGTAGACCATAGATTCACTTATTTCCGGTAGGAG from Chroococcidiopsis sp. SAG 2025 harbors:
- the thrB gene encoding homoserine kinase, whose amino-acid sequence is MSESHITVTVPATTANLGPGFDCIGAALTVYNRFKFSRLEVGKPSITVTGTEAAKVKTDESNLLYQAFSRLYQHIKQSPPAVAIEIELGVPLARGLGSSATAIVGGLVGANQLAGTPLSPAEVMNLAIAMEGHPDNVVPALLGGCRLAASDSKSNWQICDIPWQENVVPVVAIPDFELSTSEARRVLPTQVSRADAIFNTAHLGLLLRGLATDNGEWIGAALQDRLHQPYRQGLIAGYEAVQNAALAAGAYGMVISGAGPTLLALTETAKAAAVAAAMQASWQQQGIDAEVRSLAIDTQGATTNPV
- a CDS encoding photosystem I reaction center subunit IX, with amino-acid sequence MQHVFKYLTLAPVMATLTMVALSVVLIMLQIWFPGLQYGTYFKPTP